The segment GAGCGCGGTCCACCGCGCGTGGGCATCGGGGCAACTGCCGCTCTGGTTCGGCCAGGTCTCCGGAGGAAAGCCGCTGCTCCCGAACCCGAACGCGGGCGTTTTCTATCCCCTTCGAATCCTGGCGGCCGCGCTCCCGTTCGCCCCGGGATTCAAGCTGTACCTCGTCGCGCACGTTTTCCTCGCCGGATGGGGCGCGATGCGTCTCGCGCGAGCTCTCGGCGTTTCGGAGGGCGCCGGGCTCGCGGCGGCGGCCGCGTACGGCTTCTCCGGCCCGGTCCTCTCGACGATCCTGTTCTCGAACATGCTCCCCGGCGCCGCGCTCCTTCCCTGGGCGGCCCTCGCGGGAGAGCGCCTCGCCGCGCGTCCCGACATCCGCCGCGCGGCGGCGGTCGCGGCGCTTCTCGCGCTCGACGTCCTCGCCGGCGAGCCGTTCACGCTCGGGCTCGCGACGCTCGCCGTCTTCGTCTTCGCGGCCGCCGCGGAACCGGGAAAGCGCGCGCGGGCCGGGCTCCTCGCCGCGGCCGCGTGCGCGGTCGCGATCGTCGCGGCAGGAATCCAGCTCCTGCCGATGTTTCTCTACCTCCCCGGGACGTTCCGGGCCCAGGTGCGGTTCCGGCTGCTCGCCACGCTCCAGTGGTCGCTCTCACCGGCCCGGCTCCTCGAGTGGGTCGTACCCTACCCGTTCGGCGATCCGACGGCGTTTTCTCCCTGGAAGACGTGGGGCGGCAGGTTCTTCGACGGGCGGCCGAGCGGGTACTTCGCGACGCTCTTCGCCGGCGCGTTCGCGGCGGGCGCGATGCTCCTTCCTTCCGTACGTTTCGAGGGCCGCCGCCGCGCCGCCGCGCTGCGCGTTCTTTTCTGGGTGAGCGTCCTCCTCGCGTCGGCGGCGGTGTTCGTCCCGGAGCGGCTGCTCTCCACGCCGACCCGGATCGCTCTCCGCTATCCCGAGAAGCTCGCTCTGGGCGCGACGCTCGTGATCGCGCTCTGGGCGGCTCGGGGGTGGGACGCCGCTCGCGGCGGCCGCCGTTTCGGGCTCGTTCTCGGCGGCGCCGCCGCGGCACTTGCCCTCGCGGGACTCCTCGCCTGGACGGCGCGCGGCGGTGTGGCGCACGCGGTGCTCGCCTGGACGCGCGACGGGCGAGCGTCGGCCGCGACGGTCGCCAGCGGCGTCCCGCGCGCCCTCTTCGCCGCGTCGCTCCACTGGGCGCTCGCCGCGGCCGCGGCGCTGCTGCTGGCCGCGCCCCGCCGGCGATTCCTGTCCGCGGCCGCGCTCCTCCTGATCGCGGCGGACCTGACGCTCGCGACCCGCCGCATCGTCGCGACCGCGCCGGAGAGCGACGTGCTCGATCCGCCGCCGGCGATCACGGCGCTCCGCGCGCTCGATCCGGAGACGCGCTTCTCGTTCGTCCCCCAGGCGATGTATTTCCCGATCGCGGGATCGCGCGACGCGGAGCGGGGCCGCCGCGGCGATCGCCCGCCCGAGATCGCGCTGCGCGCCTTCGCCGGCTCCCTCTGGGGACGGCCGTCCGTGCTCAACAGCGACCCGGACGCGTCCGATCTCGCGGGCCACGCGTTCGTCCGGCGCGATCTCTTCGACGTTCTCGGCCGGTCGCCCGGAGACGTCGCCCGGTATCTCGCGGGATTCTCGATCCGCTGGATCGTTCGCTTCCCGGACGCCCCGGCGCTCCCCGGCACGGTGGCCGCCGCATCCGCGGGAGACGTCGTCGTCGACGAGGTTCCGGACGCCGTCCCGCGCGTCTCCGTCGCTTCGGCGTGGAAGGAGCTTCCGACGGCCGCGTCCGCGGAATCGAACGTCCGCTCCGCCGCAATTCCTCCTTCGACGGCCATCCTCGAAACCGGAAAGAGCCGGGAGGGAACCGACGCTCCGGGACGCATCCTTTCGTATTCGGAACGGGAGAACGGGTTCGACGCGGCGGCCGCCTGCCCGACCGGATGCTGGCTGCGGGTCACGCGGGGCTGGTGGAAGTTCCGGGACGTCCGCATCGACGGGACGCCCGCCGCGGTAGTCCCCGAGCGCGTCGCGCTCTCGGCCCTGCGGGTGCCGGCCGGAACCCATCGGATCGTCTGGCGGGAAAAGGTGCCGGGCGGAATCGCGGGAGCGCTCGCGAGCCTCGCCGGCGCGGCGGCGATCGGACTCGGACTGGCGAAGCGGGGCGGCTAGTGTCCCGTCCCGGAAATAGCTTTAGCGTCGTTCGGAGCGCCGCGGGGTAAGCTGCCAGTCGCCGCGACGATGGCGATGCGTTGCCATCGTCGAGTCGCGGCGGCGCCGCAGATTGCCCCGCGCCGCCCGAACCCGAAGGGCGCCAGCACATTGCGAACGATGGCGGCGTTGCGTCGCGGGCCCGATGCAAACGGCATCTGCTCCCGCGACGCGTCTGGCCCTCGTCCGCAAGCCGCAGGCGCGACGCTGAAGTTATTTCCGGGACGGGACACTAACCTTCCTTTTTCCCGCCCTTGCGCGCCGGCTTCTCCGATTTCGGCGGTTTCTCGCTCTTCTTTTCGGCGGCCTTACCGGCCTTGTCCTCCTTCTCGGAGGCGCTTTCGCTCGATTCGCCGCCGCGATCCGAGCCTTTCTTTCCGGCGTAGTCGGTGACGTACCAGCCCGTGCCCTTGAACTGGATGGCCGGCGCGGAGAAGAGCTTCTTCAGCGCCCGCTCGCCGCAATGCGGGCAGATCCTCAGCGGCTTCTCGCTGAAGCTCTGGATCACCTCGGTCTTCTTGCGGCAGCGGTCGCAGCGATATTCGTAGAGCGGCATGTCGTCATTATCCTTCGGCGGCGCCGCCGCCCGGATGCGTGCGCCAGTGGAGCTTCTTGAGGGAAGGCTCGGCTTTCCGCCGGATCAGGTCGAGGCTGAAGAAGAGGAAGAGAAGGCGGGCGTTCGTCGCCGCGTCCCCCGGCCCCTTGCGGCAGAGATCCACGAACGGCGTCCGGCCGTCG is part of the Thermoanaerobaculia bacterium genome and harbors:
- a CDS encoding zinc ribbon domain-containing protein codes for the protein MPLYEYRCDRCRKKTEVIQSFSEKPLRICPHCGERALKKLFSAPAIQFKGTGWYVTDYAGKKGSDRGGESSESASEKEDKAGKAAEKKSEKPPKSEKPARKGGKKEG